One Alligator mississippiensis isolate rAllMis1 chromosome 1, rAllMis1, whole genome shotgun sequence genomic window carries:
- the GTPBP2 gene encoding GTP-binding protein 2 produces the protein MDSRVSELFGGCCRAAAPGGGGGALRGRGGLGGGCKAKKKGGRGRGGKANNPPYLPPEAEDGNIEYKLKLVNPSQYRFEHLVTQMKWRLQEGRGEAVYQIGVEDNGLLVGLSEEEMRASLKTLRRMAEKVGADITVLREREVDYDSDIPRKITEVLVRKVPDNQQFLDLRVAVLGNVDSGKSTLLGVLTQGELDNGRGRARLNLFRHLHEIQTGRTSSISFEILGFNSKGEVVNYSDSRTAEEICESSSKMITFIDLAGHHKYLKTTIFGLTSYCPDFAMLVVSANTGIAGTTREHLGLAMALKVPFFIVISKVDLCSKATVERTVKQLERILKQPGCNKLPLLVNSDDDAVTAAQQFAQSPNITPIFTLSSVSGENLDLLKVFLNILPPLTNSKEQEELMQQLTEFQVDEIYTVPEVGTVVGGTLSSGICREGENLVVGPTDDGKFLQLKVCSIQRNRSACRVLRAGQAATLALGSFDRSLLRKGMVMVSPEMNPTICSVFEAEIVLLFHATTFRKGFQVTVHVGNVRQTAIVEKIHGKDKLRTGEKAVVRFRFIKHPEYLKIGAKLLFREGVTKGIGHVTDLQGITTKENSLEETLGTGGLSF, from the exons atgGACTCGCGCGTGTCGGAGCTGTTCGGCGGCTGCTGCCGGGCGGCGGCGCCGGGGGGCGGCGGGGGAGCCCTGCGCGGGCGCGGTGGCCTCGGCGGCGGCTGCAAGGCGAAGAAGAAGGGCGGGCGCGGCCGGGGCGGCAAGGCCAACAACCCGCCCTACCTGCCGCCCGAG GCAGAAGATGGGAACATTGAGTACAAG CTGAAGCTGGTGAACCCCTCGCAGTATCGCTTTGAGCACCTAGTGACGCAGATGAAGTGGCGGCTACAGGAAGGCCGGGGCGAGGCTGTATATCAGATTGGTGTGGAGGACAATGGGCTGCTGGTGGGCCTGTCAGAGGAGGAGATGCGTGCTTCCCTCAAGACTCTGCGCCGCATGGCTGAAAA GGTCGGCGCTGACATCACCGTCCTGCGGGAGCGCGAGGTAGATTATGACAGCGATATTCCCAGGAAGATAACAGAGGTCCTTGTCCGGAAGGTTCCTGATAACCAGCAG TTCCTAGACCTGCGAGTGGCTGTGTTGGGGAATGTGGACTCAGGAAAGTCGACCCTGCTGGGTGTCCTCACGCAGGGTGAGCTGGATAATGGGCGGGGCAGAGCTCGCCTCAACCTCTTCCGGCATCTCCATGAAATTCAGACAGGAAGAACATCCAGCATCAGCTTTGAGATCCTGGGCTTCAACAGCAAAGGAGAG GTAGTGAACTACAGTGACTCACGAACCGCAGAAGAAATCTGTGAGAGTTCCTCCAAAATGATCACCTTCATTGACCTGGCTGGCCACCATAAGTACCTGAAAACCACCATCTTTGGCCTCACCAGCTACTGCCCGGACTTTGCTATGCTGGTAGTGAGTGCCAACACTGGCATCG CAGGTACAACGCGAGAGcacctgggcctggccatggccctcAAGGTACCTTTCTTCATCGTCATCAGCAAAGTGGACTTGTGTTCAAAAGCCACTGTGGAACGGACTGTGAAGCAGCTGGAGCGCATCCTGAAGCAGCCAGGCTGCAACAAGCTCCCCCTGTTGGTGAACTCAGATGATGATGCTGTTACAGCAGCGCAGCAGTTTGCACAGTCTCCCAA CATCACCCCCATCTTCACTCTGTCCAGCGTTTCTGGGGAGAACCTGGATCTCTTGAAAGTTTTCCTCAACATCCTTCCTCCTCTGACCAACAGCAAAGAGCAGGAGGAGTTGATGCAACAGCTCACAGAGTTCCAG GTGGATGAGATCTACACAGTGCCTGAGGTGGGGACTGTCGTGGGAGGAACACTGTCAAG TGGGATCTGCAGAGAGGGGGAGAACCTGGTGGTTGGCCCAACTGACGATGGCAAGTTCCTCCAGCTGAAGGTGTGTAGCATCCAGCGGAACCGTTCAGCATGTCGTGTGCTCCGGGCAGGACAGGCTGCTACCTTGGCCCTTGGGTCCTTTGACCGGTCCCTGCTACGCAAG GGCATGGTGATGGTGAGCCCAGAGATGAACCCCACTATCTGCTCAGTCTTTGAAGCTGAGATCGTACTGCTTTTCCACGCCACAACTTTCAGGAAAGGATTCCAGGTCACTGTGCATGTGGGAAATGTGCGGCAGACTgccattgtggagaagatccatGGGAAG GACAAGCTGCGAACAGGGGAGAAGGCTGTCGTTCGTTTCAGGTTCATCAAACACCCTGAGTACTTGAAGATCGGAGCCAAGCTGCTCTTCCGGGAAGGAGTCACCAAAGGTATTGGGCATGTCACCGACCTTCAAGGCATCACCACCAAAGAGAACAGCTTAGAGGAAACCCTGGGGACAGGAGGGCTGAGCTTCTGA
- the MAD2L1BP gene encoding MAD2L1-binding protein — MAVPGGAGRPRDGDVSLPLAGEPGPVSVVFPGVVTREGCCRFACELLKHVLHQRHQLPLPYEQLAHFCRRPRAAPPPPVEDVIKKLHSTDLGSKKCQQALVDLEGLFQHLEAMFHLTLVPRILILLGGNAMNPKELYEINLEGICVGNAEESLQTPSCVRKLFHSLFLADVFSELQALPVMGTTVMVQGHRDCGIDWFRPKLNYKVPTRGRKLTVNLSCSGDSCTSPSTHMGMTSPWEDYIWFQAPVTVKGFHE, encoded by the exons ATGGCGGTgccgggcggcgcggggcggccccGTGACGGTGACGTCTCTCTGCCCCTTGCGGGCGAGCCGGGTCCGGTGTCGGTGGTGTTCCCGGGTGTGGTGACGCGCGAAGGCTGCTGCCGCTTCGCCTGCGAGCTGCTCAAGCACGTGCTGCACCAGCGccaccagctgcccctgccctacgAGCAGCTGGCCCACTTCTGCCGccgcccccgcgccgcgccgcccccgCCG GTTGAAGATGTGATTAAGAAGCTGCATTCCACAGACTTGGGCAGCAAAAAGTGTCAGCAGGCGTTAGTGGATCTGGAGGGGCTGTTCCAGCATTTGGAAGCCATGTTCCACCTGACGCTAGTCCCCCGGATCCTTATCCTGCTTGGAGGCAATGCCATGAATCCTAAGGAGCTCTATGAGATCAACTTGGAGGGCATCTGTGTGGGTAATGCTGAGGAGAGCCTGCAAACACCATCCTGTGTTCGTAAGCTCTTCCACTCGCTCTTCCTTGCAGATGTCTTCAGTGAATTACAGGCTCTCCCTGTCATGGGCACCACTGTCATGGTCCAAGGGCAtcgtgactgtggcattgactgGTTTCGACCCAAGCTCAACTACAAAGTGCCAACCCGAGGGAGGAAACTGACTGTCAACTTGTCTTGCAGTGGAGATAGCTGTACAAGTCCTTCTACCCACATGGGAATGACGTCTCCCTGGGAGGACTACATATGGTTCCAGGCACCAGTGACAGTCAAGGGCTTCCATGAATGA